The genomic region AACTAGTCCGGTTTTCGTGCcgagttaaattttatatcgacaTTTTTACGTCGAGATTTCAATCCAGCTTATACCACTTTATATTGGCGGTATGTCTCATGCCGAGTACATGACGTTCGACTTGATTAGTAAAATTCTTTCAAGTCTACTTTAAATAATCTGTTATATGATATAACAGCACTCGAAAActctaaataatttgatatttaatatttatatgcgcGAACGCATGTCAGatttatatgtagatattttatttttaaggagCATAAAATGTGCGTTCCAGATGAACGTGATAAATTGATAATCGTCCAAAGTGCctcataatttaaaactttaatgacgttaatagataattatcgcttattaacagaaatattaaattaattaaaaacagaataaaattattctcgtCAAACAGCAATAATTATTCAACGTGATGTTAATTTTTCTAcgtttcttaataaaattataataaacgatTCGAAGCAACGTGTGTCACAAAACCGCTATTTTTCGCAAGAATTgctcactcaaaaaaatgatcttgcaacatgaacaaaaattttctaggtgtacaaaattaactgaaacagataaattattagcaaatactgtaatactgcatatattttgcacttaatcgaTTCAAATGACAAagatagaatttatatctgtgttattagtgtaatttagacggaaaatttttctgcgatgcctgtctttaaggcctattgtcaaggacaattatatttgtgattaatatttggcaatgggatgtaaattttctagagatattgctagaatattgctgctataaattctatacgtgacaaacaatattctaatagatacaaaaagtagcgataaattttaattgagacatctagaaatctatctacattaacaaaatatttttttgagtgctCTACATAATATCCATCATATCtacttattattatgcaataaaacTGAAAGAGACTCGCTTGTTCTCCTATCCTTTCAGATATGGAAAATTATCGGAATGTACATCCTATATATATCgcatgacaaaaaaaaaaccttgtaCACGCAACTTGTATTGCATGCTCGCTATGGTTGCTTACGCgcatttaagaaaaagaaaaaaaagagaagataatATCGTTCAAATAGCGCGTGGAGTGAAAGTTTCGAACGTAACGAGTGTGCCCGTTGCCGATACCTGTTTTGCGTTCCAGATAATTAACATCGTTTCGTATGTGTAACATTTTGCGCCCCGGAGGGGATTTATATGACACGTTCGGTATTTCTTGTCTAGAGAAAAAAACTATGTAATACACGTAATACAAGACGTATGGGAAAAATTAAATCCTACCTCTTATActgttgatataaaatttggaaTAAACCGCTTTCTACGATTCTGCTTGAAagtcgaaatttttttcagcgaGATGAGAAAACGTTTCAAGAGCGAGAGGAGAAAAAGGCTTGTCTTGATTCGGTGATTAATGTACGATACTTTTTGCGCTGAGCGGCTAGAAAGTGATCGGTCATCCGTGACGAAATGCTATTAAATTACATCTTCTTCAATGAACATCGTATTGTACTTTCGCTCGAAAACTCTTCCTCGTTTTATGGAGCGTGCGATACCAAATTCGTTGCACATTCCTTCCATATCACGCTCTTTACGCGGCGCTTAActcgtacaaaaaaaaagtaattagtCTCTATCATTAATAACCTGTTCGTAAGACCAGGCAATCCGTAAACTTACGAGCCCGAAGTGAAAGGAATATATCTTAACGAATCTCTTTGCGAGGAGTATCAAAAGAGGCATCGCGTTAAAGTTGTGGAATGAATGAATCGCAGAGGAGATTAAGTCAATCTGTGAAATGGCAccataaattaatcaatgtttcaatataaagataaaaaaaaaagagaaggtggattgaagaataaatttcaatatctgATAAGAGATACGAcctgaaattattaaaatttaatctcccCTCAAATTGCCCGCGATTCTCGTATGCATCTACATTTCGAATCGATTGGTATTTCGGTgaggattataaaaaaaaaagtaccgtttatattttttcattaccgAATGTCACTACATTTGTGCCGCTTGAAATTCGTATGTGACCtacgtataaaattttgtggTTTAACTTCGTAACACACGTTGAGAGCAGCGTGTTTATCGACGTCTTGTTTTACGAGACGTCGTTAAAAACGCTGTCGAAATCCATTTCCTGGTCGCAAACAAGTCTGTCCCATAACTGCTCTCCTCGCGATAAAAATACGCTCATGAAATATACGCAAGTATCCACGAACACAAttgctattaataaatttgtcatttGATGAAAAATCGATGCAAAAGAGAGAGCATTTACCAGACAATTATCGCCAAGAATAAACCGATGATATATTTAGACAAAAACTGTTTACGCGATATTCGTATGCGTATACAGGTGTTCAAATTTACAAACGCGTATAACAATAATGatctgtaattaattttcaatcaacTTTTCCTTAACAAGAATGTCAAAGTCTTCAATTGTAATTCGAAATAAATGGATAAGTTTAATGTCAAGTACActccaaaaaatattttgctaatgtagatagatttctagatgtctcaattaaaatttatcgctactttttatAGGTATctattagaatattgtttgtcgcgtatagaatttatagcaatattctagcaatacctctagaaaatttacatcccattgccaaatattaattacaaatattattgtccttgacaataggccttaaagatgggcatcgcagaaaaattttcagtctaaattacactaatagtatatacagatataaattcagtgtctgtcatttaaattgattaagtgcaaaatatatgcagtatcacattattatttgttaattatttatctgttttagtgaattttttacgcccagaaaatttttgttcaagttgcaagatgaCTTTTTTGAGTGATAGATTTCTCCTTTAATTTGACGCCTAAATCTCTAGATGTGGCagtaaacgagaaaaaaaaatatgaaagatgcATTCACTtagatattgattaaaataaaaaaaatctcattatcctttcatatttaaagtatCTTATTACCACATAATGGATTCGATGGAAGAAAATAATGTCATAAAAATCGCGTATAAAACACATGTGTATCGCGcgtaataacaaatattcttCACGACTCCGAGGTACAACCGAGGTATTGCCATCTCTTCAACAGAGAACCGTATAATTTGAAGTCCGTTAACCAAATCGTGAAACCAAACAACTGCACAGGTGTGTTATCCGTTTCACTTTACTACTTTTCTGCTACTTGACGCGGCGCAAAGTAAACGCGAGTTcctaaagagagaaaaaaaaaagaaaaaagaaaaaagaaaaacggcTGAGCGCACATCTTTTGGGACTCTTGCATCGTGCGTTCGGGAATAAATTGCGATAATTCATCGTTCACATCATTAAGACGGTACGCTTGCTCGACCCGCTGCACCGCGCGCGATCCCagttaattaatgaataatataattaggcGGCATTCCCATGATTTCCCTTTTGTGAGCTTCGGCTAAGAGGAGGCAAAAAGAGCGCGAGTAACCGGCGAATTCACGACGATTCACTGCAGTTGCAAGAAAATCAAGTATGTCGGCTATGAGCGCGGCGCGATTGAAATAATAGCTCGtgtgaaaaatttagaatCATGTCAGCCGAGAACATCATGTAATCATGATGTAATTTTCAAGTGTGTTACCCTCTGTATAGcagttattatatacatatacatacttattTAGAACATTCGAAATTGGCGTGTTTCCGTTTGTTAAACTTcgttttatattgttatatatatatatatatatatgtatagtttatgaataataggactgttaaaatttgagaactatatgtatatcgagaATGTAAATCTCAATATTTGAaacctataaaataattttttttcccgaagaaaattattcgatgACAAGTATAAcgactaatataataattcaattatctcTACTAATTCGTATTATCTGTATATTGTTCTTTGCAtagttttttcttaaatcaaCAATTTCTAAGATTAGTGACTCAATTATTTTCACTGaactttaatgataattatttaaaaaaaaattaataagcaaATTAAGTAATAACCGATAAAGTCTTACTCGTGGAATTATATAGTGGTTtgtaataatagttatatgtCAACATAAACAGGTCTCATTGGAATTTTCCTTGTCAATAGATCAGTCAAGACATATTTTCTTAACAGTTTTATGATTCTATGTAAACTCATGTATCCCACATTGTGTAAATCTTGAGcagattttatatagaaaaataagtttataccataaaatcaaaattcaaaacGTAAAAGTTTTGTAGACACATAAGTCAATAAAATGggttaaataatgaaacacaCATAgaagaaacaaattataaaaaatatattcaaatatataaaaaagcaagTTActctgtttttttaatttaatacaacatatgtatatatgtatgtagataTGTGAAGTTAcagaatagaaaaataatgttcaaaaatatattttttgaaatatgtcGTACGTGAAATTACATTCCTTCAATTATCCCGCGGCACTGGAAAATCCGAATATCCTTACAATAAAtatcacttttaaataaaGCGAAAGCTTCAAAGACATTAAAAAGTCTTTTAGCTGCCATTTACATCACGCTATCtaagatatttcaaaaataaataaataagaaaaagaacacGAATTGtcattaaagtataaattccTTTCGCCGGTCTCTCACCTGATAGCCGATCCGATGAAATGATCTATTCAATGAGGAATTCGCTGAATCATTCTTATTTCGATTTCTCTTCCGGGCGAGCAAATCCTTATTTCCTTCTGTCCCAAAGGACACAATAGGCACGATGTCGCGATGTTCGCGTAACGTGTGACTTTTTTTCAGAACGTACACGACTGTCAAAGATAACGAACGCGACGGCAAACACGACTAATCCTACTCGATCGAGTAATCACGAAGAACTAAACGCGTCGCTCGCTGATCAACGTCAAACGCTTCCTCTCTCTCGTCGCTGCTGTCAGCGAAATCGCGTGAAGCGCCACGTGGCACCCTCTGTCGAGTTTTCTTGTAACTCAATAACTGCACGCGAGCTATTGAACATTTTTCGATCGGTATAAATGTTCTCTGAATAACCATGAAAAAATCAATTGTCTCAATTGTACAgtgagaatatataatacgtgatattttttttatacaaaacagATAAAAGCTGACGTAATAATgtcgtataattaaaatgacattaaaTCCTTTGATAAGCACATCGCATACAAtggaagaaataataaaagacttTTCCACGAAAGATGTTTGCAGATGATTATTTCCATTGTGAGTGCACGttcaatgataatattaaagatatataatggaaATTTAATCAATACGATATATGAATAGATGAAATagacgattaaaaaaaattgcaggcGTGTCGCCAAAATGATTAGAGTCGTTTTCTGACTTCACACGCTTTACATgtgcttatatataatttaaagttaatttcgTTGAGTGACAATGACTAATGACTGACCTtactctcttcctctctctctctctctctctctctggatGAATCATCGGCAACATTTTTGctgataataaacaaattcgTTTTAAACTTGTAACGGGGGCAGTCTTCGGCTTTGACACATAAAAAGACGCGGCAACGTGTTTGCATCAACATCTAATCGCATGTGTGTGAAAAAAGCAGAAAGCTGATTGGTCCGCATTATATTCCCTAGAATCGTCGCAGAAATAAACTTGTCAGTAGACTTTTTCATTGACGGAGTGCAGGGTACTCTCGCGACTCCTGGCGACACTGATTCGCTCTTGTCGTAGCTACGGGAACGTATATGTGGCTACACATATTCGTTGTGTTTTTCATTCTGCGTGACACGCAATAACGCGTGTTTGGCAGAGAGGCCGAAAGCTCAAACGGATGTTTCGAATTTATTCGGAATTCGCGCGCGACATTTACAATACACCGATAAACTTCCTCGCGGACGTGTCGGTCGCTCGGTGCGAGTAGGTTGTAACGTGACGCGACCGACACATACACAATCGCAGGAGTACTTGGGGATTAAATTTCGACGGTGCAAGAACGCGTAAAATACGCAACGCGTTTTTCCGCGTACCGCCGTGTCCCTCGTGCTCGTCGTGTCGCGCGTGACGAGCCGCCCCGAATCGTCCAGCACGAGTCGTAAGTCGTAAACGCGACAGCCGGACGTGGACGTGATAGAGGCGCATTGGCCATCTTGGAAGACATGTCGCTTTGGAATAAACGTCAACGGCACCAAGTGTTTACCGTATACACGTCATAAATGTTCCTGTCaatctgtaataataataacaacgtCTGCGACTGATTGTCGGACGgtgacgacgacaacgacgacgacgacgacgacgacgacgacgacgacgacgaggaggaGGACGACGAGGACGTGGAGGAGTATCACGTCGCATCACGGCGGTGGTGACACGGTGGCGTATCTGGCGACACGCGGACGTATTTTCAAGCGGCCCGTCCTAGTACCTGCCTCGCACGATGAATCGCGGTGACGGGCTGGTGCAACGACGACGCGTGGTCAACAGCGGCAGTGGCGGGAGCGCCGCTGGCGGTGGCAGCGGACTCGGTCAGGACAGCGCGAACGCGGACCTCATCGGTCACAACGACAAATTGTCCGGCCAGAGCCCGGACACGGACTACTCGTCCCAGAAGGATCTCAATTGCAATCCCACTATCGACGAGGACTCGGACAAGGAGACGCGGTTGACTCTTATGGAGGAAGTCCTGCTGCTCGGTTTAAAGGACAAAGAGGTTTATTTACGTTTTAGAAATTTCCCCTGGGTTCTatgcgttttttttctatccgcGAATCGTTGACCCCTTATATCCTTCCTTTCATAGGGATACACTTCCTTTTGGAATGATTGCATAAGTTCTGGATTGAGAGGATGTATCTTGGCGGAACTTGGCTTTCGGGGTAGAGTGGAATTGGAGAAAGCTGGTATGCGGAAGAAGAGCTTACTAGCGAGAaaacttttattgaaaaatgatgcACCTACGGGAGATGTGTTGTTAGACGAGGCTCTGAAACACTTGAGGGACACAGATCCGCCTGAGACTGTGCCAAGTTGGATAGAGTATCTTAGTGGTcagtttgtttatttatatacatgtatatatacatatacgcgcAAGGTATTTGTCTTGAAATATCTTGTATGTTGTTGCAGGAGAAACATGGAATCccttaaaattaagatatcaaTTGAAAAATGTCAGAGAACGACTAGCGAAAAATCTTGTTGAAAAAGGTGTCTTAACTACagagaaacaaaatttcttaCTGTTTGATATGACAACTCATCCTCTTACCGATAATCTTGCCAAAAGTCGTCTCGTAAAAAAggtaaattattcatttttttatattacattctgattatacacatacctatacatagtaaatttttaaaataaattgctctaaactaatatatatatatatatatatatatatatatatatatatatatattagtttagagcaatttattttaaaaatttactatgtAATaagtaatcatttttttttatccatgagataaatatatatatatatatttatatatttatctcatggataaaaaaaatgattcatGCAATCACATTTCTAAATTTAGTTTATACATGTAGTTTGTTTTATATCAAGTGCTTACggattaaaatatacagactgatataaaatttattgctacaTATAGTATCAAATTGACATTGGATAACAAGTACTATTATTGTTTATCTAATAAGAAAGTTGTTAGACATTCTTATAGAATGTTttcataagtaaaaaaatgcgTAGCTTCAAAaagataagtttattattaggattgcctaatttttttttatccgtgAGATAgagtatctttttaaaatgtgGCAAAAACACATggcttttctattttatttcttaatttaaagaagCTAGACGATATGTgacataaatgttattatgcaTTGAATGCTATTTTGTGAACACAATGGTAGACCTATAAgctatgtacatatatcaaagAACACCATGCATATCAAAGAAGAGAATgacaagtttatttatttattttttttaaataaaataaaattgagaaacttattattataaattataatgccTTTCACAATTAGTATAAAACCAATagttatctattatataacgtttgagttatctattatataacgtttgatttaacaatttatataagaattacaaaaattttatgggtttgaaatatttttttatatactacatatatcCCTCTTCCAACAATTATCTTTTGCATACAATGTCTCAacttgtcattatttttttatattgttaatatttagcatttattaatgttatgttagacaatatgtaaaatttaattcttcattATACTGTCTTTAATTAATGAGTTCATTACGAATTATTCATGTTAATTTTCatacattgaaaattttataatatagtatgttaacatttaattgattatataacattaaaaattgattgtgagtaataaaattgcaaaagtaaTATCTTTActaaacaaaatttcaaatctaagattcgtatttttttgttaataaatttttgttaagtcaaatttctttttacactaattttattgaaaaaaagtgcTATAATTTGCATTACAATGACATACATACTACTGATGATATGTACATTACtgtgataaaaagaaaaaaaaagttgtctCTTCAATACGATTAGTTTTTATgagctattattttttatgatcataATAAAGTTTACGTTCCACAATGAAATTTAACCTTTATTAGTTTATCGtaatagttatctttaaaaaaaaaaaaaaggacactttctgttataatattaaattatattataatctacgTAGGAAGTAATATCTTATCTTCTATACGTGTTTTATTACTACATTGATTAGAAGTTGTGTGAAATGAAaagataacataaattaaatatatatatatatacacatgatgttatttttttctatctcataattattacgaatttgatatataaataataagataatatttttcaaagataattctgtatataaatataaattgtttattttataaattatttaaaaattatttgttaaaagaaaagaaatttctaatgtacaaaaatttttcatcaatttatatttaattatgtaacaatattattaataaatgcccttattttttaattaatttcggaaaatacatatgaaaaattcttttgttaacattaaactaaaattaataataaaatttgaatataaaaaaaatagaacatgAAAATAAGTTTTGATGTAAAGATATTAATGGGAATATTGATACATGTTACATAGTTTACAAATAGATAACATATGTTACCTTTTTATCTTTCAGATCCAAGAAGCCGTGTTAGGTCGTTGGGTGAATGATGCCGCTCGAATGGATAGACGAACGTTAGCATTAGTTATTTTAGCTCATGCAGCTGATGtattagaaaatgcatttgcCCCATTGTCGGACGACGATTACGAAGTTGCGATGCGAAGAGTACGGACATTATTAGATCTCGATTTTGAAGCGGAAGCTACTAAACGTAACGCAAATCCGGTACTTTGGGCTGTATTTGCTGCATTCACCAAGTAACATTTATCTCGTAAATTATATGGAATAAATATCGAATACTAGTGTGAATAATATGACTACAAATTTTGCATGTCTTTtagttataatacaaaaaaaaagatcattcAGACCAAATTATCTGTATTCAAACTACATAGGAGATTACTCTTTTTTTAGgagattaaaatcatatttccatttattgttatttaatatatttgatatagttGAATAACAAATGttcgtatttaaatattatatgaggTAATAAGTCCAAAAGTGTGAATGTATGTTTTGTGCTCGATAGTGCTACTTCCATTCGGAAAGAAGCCGTTATATTGTgctgaaatttcaattttatgctTTTTGCTTAGTGTCTATCGTGTTCACGAATATGTCTGTTTGTAAACATAATGCGAGACACGGGACACTAAGCGGGGTGCCTCAAAACGGATTGCTAGGTGGTAGTATGTTGAAGGAATTTGGATATATcattattgaaatatgttgttagccataattgaaatatatgaatatgtacatatatctttttaaattctattttttaatttacatgtgcctctttgtttataaatagtatatctaTGATTTTGTGTTATATTCATGCGTGcgcgaattatttttgattgaatatattttaagcttataattaatcttacaTCAATCTACTCTTTCAATCTTTCCAGAAACGATTTTTAATTACCGAAaagatttttagaattattaattaccattttttattcatcatgCAGATAAAGCTTATAGAGATTAAAGTTTTACGTATGGTGAACCTGGTatgacattaaataaaatgtcatattttcctaataatcatttaaatgttacataaattctatgaaaaattctctttacgCTCTTTCtacttctatataaataataaatgtttacttCATACAGATCATTATCTACAATGTTCTCTGAtatgtaaaaagattatattaatagtattatgTGGCAGTAAAATGTATTcagatttaaatacaaaaatgtcgaattattatttgttattgatatattttatggtacttagaattttttaaatgataattttattatataatctatcaattgaatataagaaattcttttgtgataaaaaaaattgattagtaCTCCATTTATAAGAGGGATCCTTTAGATTATTCAAAGGAAGAGTTAAAAACaactcatttttataaattaaatataatgtaaactttttcattttttaaaacatttttaaaaacaaaattttatttaaattatttttttcatactcTGTACATATgtgtgattattaaaaaatatggcGAAAAATATGTGAGGACTACTTtaaggaatattttatattatctgaatCATTCTTACTTGTTTTTAAACAtagttttgtaaataattatttaacactGAAAGTAATATCTTATGGAAGagtttatcaataaatttatctgtttcagcaGATCCGTTAGATTAGAGTTGGATATAAACTACTACTGGGTAGGGTTTCATTAATGaatggaatatattataagagcagagcatataaaagatatattatgtaaGAAACTTGTAGTTACCTGTATAACAAAAGTAGCTCTAATATGAATTCAAATACTTCATATATTTACTCTCATTCGCTTTCTCTATAACTAATATTGTATAGATACATATGTGATGTATATATAGCTGATAAAAATGCAAGAAACATTTGAACAGTAAATGCTATTTGATCGggaatattcgaaaaaaattaatcttcctctgtcaaatttttattcttttatgcaTGAGAATAAGTAGTAgagtcaaaattaattttttttttaatctgtttttatatcaatttaattacagcATTTACTCTTTGAATGTCTCTAGTACGCATATTGAATAAATAGGAAATGTgttagattataataaatatatatatatatatatatatatacatatgaaaaaaatatcaaatttttaacatttttgagaattatataatacacatcttttgtaataatgcctattttatttttgatttgtaTTTTGCATATGAAAAATCCAGTATATtgctattcaattataatGATACTATAACCATGATTTTGTCATTTCCGTATATGTTCATATAGAAAAgagtaatacaaaaatatatatgtatacacatctTATTtgtttaagtatttttatgaatGATGTAGATTTTgtgttactttatattatcacgcaaaagaattttatttcaactaaAAGCAAACTCGTGCCAGTGTTCAGAttacatttattgaaaatataaatatgctaTCTTTACactatttctattattataattgttactaattattataattattatttctattgttataattattgtctttataacttaatatattcataagtaattaaattgattttattcatacagtttttcatgttattataatatatgaatttttgtacttaattttgaaattcagaaaaaaaagaatctttgGAGCATTCTATTAATACTTGATAAAACATCCTTTATGATACTTGAAGTGAAGAGTCAAATATGGTGAGATAAGTTCTGCTTAATTggaatagaattatatatttcatacaatgacaataaaatatttgcagcTGATGTGCAAAATCTATTGAgaaatatctttcaaattcTATCAgctataattacatatgtcATTGTTTACAGGTGCAGTTTTCAATGAGGCATACAGctggatatttattatagaaaattaagaatcaaaaaagtttttaacatgacaaatctttgatataaatttctaattactGTTTTAAGAAACTGGCCTATTAATCATTGTACTGTTACACAGATGTAAATGTGGATGTGCttgataataaatgtaattattttattttattttgataacaaaatgctatttatttcttacattttgcagttaaaatttttttttatttaatatcttatatatgtgaaatttattacacttaaaatgtgtgtatatatatgaaatcaagtcttattaatatcaaattatttaaactaaaacaaatttaattttatatttaaatacttgtgtaaatatatatgatatatatttctatatatctaGACTTgctctataattttatgtgcacatacatatgtaatataccgCCAATTAAAGtccaaaaaatagaaataagaaacacttattttctattaaattttttttaatcttatatatgcAATACAGAGAAACAGAAAAGTGTAGTTtcattatcgataataatacaatgtaaCATTGAGCAACATTTTAGTTGCATAAT from Anoplolepis gracilipes chromosome 6, ASM4749672v1, whole genome shotgun sequence harbors:
- the Sau gene encoding Golgi phosphoprotein 3 homolog sauron — protein: MNRGDGLVQRRRVVNSGSGGSAAGGGSGLGQDSANADLIGHNDKLSGQSPDTDYSSQKDLNCNPTIDEDSDKETRLTLMEEVLLLGLKDKEGYTSFWNDCISSGLRGCILAELGFRGRVELEKAGMRKKSLLARKLLLKNDAPTGDVLLDEALKHLRDTDPPETVPSWIEYLSGETWNPLKLRYQLKNVRERLAKNLVEKGVLTTEKQNFLLFDMTTHPLTDNLAKSRLVKKIQEAVLGRWVNDAARMDRRTLALVILAHAADVLENAFAPLSDDDYEVAMRRVRTLLDLDFEAEATKRNANPVLWAVFAAFTK